The sequence below is a genomic window from Theobroma cacao cultivar B97-61/B2 chromosome 6, Criollo_cocoa_genome_V2, whole genome shotgun sequence.
TGTCATTTTGCTTGCAAGTgtcttatatataaaataaaagttttcaaatgGATGTTGGAACTCATTAGTAGGATTAATCTgaaacaaatttattttacaagCATGTGACATCACCATTCATTTGCTATTCTAGGTAATTTTAGTTATTGTTTTGCTAGAGTGAAGGATCAAAGAATTGGGAGCAATGTGTTGCTGTGATCTAGGCTTGGGAAACATATCCTTTCTCTGTATGAAAATATATCATGCTTGATTCATGAAAATCTAAGAGCTTGTTGACAGATGCTTgtggattttatttaatgatacATATATATCAGGCAAGGAAATATTAACACCAGCCCCATTGCTcaattaaaaatagaaaaaccaACCAAAGGGAGACAAAGTTCTCCTTTAAAACCCCACCAAAAGGTTCAAAACCCTCCCACTTGAGTCGATTGATGAGGCCTCTCAGATTGGAAGAcattgagagattataaagaGCATTAATGCAAGCAAAGATGGCTAGGGGGAAGGAATTTAATTCATGAGAAAAAACAGTTGAGCAATAAAAGATGTGATAATCAAATCAAAAGCAAGTCGATGGGGGAACAAACTTTGCTATAGCAcggagaaataaataaataaaacaaacacCCGATTATAAGCTTTGTGTTTGGCATCAAATTGTGGAAATGATAATTTGTGCCCTGCTCCCATTTGATTGCTCCTTAATCTGACTTTTAAGTACTCATCATGTTTCAATGGGTCCCTCTGTCTTTTTGGAATGTATAGTGACCTTAGCCTCCGTAAGGACCTTTAGTTAAGATTTTGGAATGGTTTGCTCACCCCTTGTTTTTTTGACAACATGATGATTAtcttaaatttgataaataaatGTGGCACCCACTTAGCATAATTCTCCTCTATATATGACCATGATAGATTATTAGGTGATGTTACATTGTGCATTTCCTATTATTCATGGCCACAATTTAATCAACAATGATGTGACAATGCCAAGAAGATGTAATACTTCACTTGGAGCCAAATCTACATTCAAAGAAATGACAGAAACATCAAAGatgaaattaatattaatacaatCATATATGGACCGTCTCTTAGgagattataatttaatagGCAAAAACCTAAATTTGgaagaataataatattttcctAATGGAAATTGTGTTTAGGAATATTGGTCTTATATCTGATTTTGCATTTCTTGGATCCCAACAGCAGAGGCAGATTTCATGAGTATTCCAACTTGCAAATTTGCAATCTCAAGAGATTGGTGCTTTGAGTCCACTGCCATTTACAGGGGAAGTAGCAATGTCCAGAAGAATTAAAGGGGGTTATGGGAAAGACAAGCTAACCCGTTGAGACTGGGAAGAGAAACTTGAAAGAGTGGTCCCCCCTTTCTCTCCGTCTTTTTTAAGATTTAGAAGGGCCCAACCCAAGGATTGTGATGGACCAAATACAgtttataataatattgttTCCGTTAAGGCCTTTGTTTTAGTTGCTAACGGCCTCCTCAGAAATGtgtattgtaattattatattaGCTTTTGGTTGCTTAAAGAATTGGCATCAACTTAGCAATGTTGATTTAAAGGCAGAAAAGAAGTAGAGATTattgaatgattgattaaattataaaactatGGAATGCATTAAGTAGAGTTATGCTGGTCAGTGGTCCTCCATAATTCTCCAGCCCTTAAAATGATGTAACAGCGCAAGGTAATTCCAGGGCCCAGTGTTGGGTGGGAAATCTGAtctcatattttatttcaattaatttggaTTTTATTGAAGTGAGTTCTGAAAAAATTTTTGGTGGATGCCACTGAGCAAGATATGAAGGGTAAATCTCtctgtaattttttattaaaacttagTTAATGAACAAATGAATGTTTACCTCCAGATGGGTTGCAGTGGAGTTtatgagatggaagaagattATCTCTCTTATCGTGTAATTCAATATCTTCTTGAAAACTTTGATTATAGTACGCTTGAGATTTTAGACACAGTGACAATTATCGTGTGGGTGGATCAGAATCTCGCCTACCAGACTTCTTGATAACTCTGGCAGTTTGGTAATGGCAACCTGCTTCTCGATTCTGATAAATGGCATCATTGTTGTGAAATTGTGTAGTGCAAGCATATCTGTTGGGTTTTCTCTGTTCATTTGCATGTTTCTCAAGTTTCCAAGTTGGCggtgaacaaaagaaaaggaggagAAAGAGGAGGTTGGGATGGGATAGCTTggataaaaaatgatatgaaatgaTCATATAGGTCCAACTACCAGAAATCCTCTTCATTTGAGTGCAATGAGACATGGATAGACTCAAACTAGAGCTTGTTGGTAAATGTATCAGCAGGGAAATTGCAACTTTGACTGATGATAATTGATAACTAACAAAGATTCTGAAAAGTTCGAGGACGTCAAGCAATATCTTTGATCTTTCCCTGGTGCACCAAAGCCGCAATTTCTGAAAATGATGCAAATATTTGTGTCAACCCCATCACCGACTCCATGCTGCACTGTATTTGGCAAATTCTTGTGCAAGCCAGTGGCAAAAATAGAGCTTCTTGATTTAAATTCCTAATCCATGATAACCTGAAAGATCTGAATATTCTCTGAGAGCAATCTTTCTGAGTGAGTTTTGAGGAGGATTCATTTCTCAGTTCTTGCTTTTCATGATTCACTACCAAGATCTTTTAAGGTAGCTCTTTTCAGTAAGCTTCACCGCTAAACGAGTCCCCACTCATTCATGATCAGAGAAGTCAGTCCCCTCATTCCCACAAGATCAGGTGAAATAATGAGGCTCGTTCCCACATTCATTTCTGTCGTTGTCTGGTAGCTGAATTGAATATTTTCCTGTCACGAACAATTTTGTCAGAAGGAAAAGAGGTCCAAACGTTTTTCCGAGTCTAATGTTACGGCACAAATTTTGTCATGCAAAAGACTGTTGGCTGCCAATGCAAAAGACCTAAAAAGATGCTTGTAAAGTTTAGTTGAATCCATATTCTTGCTCTTTTGTAATGGAAATTCGAAAGGGTTTCTGCTTTCTAGCCATTCAAAGCAAATGCACAGTTGAAGTGAACATATTTGTTCTCGGTTTGAACATGCCTTTGAATATTAGAATCTCCCCACATGACCACTATAGATCAAATGATGAAGAAAGTAAAGAAGCATAGGAGAGCACGTCTCAACTTGCTTCCGAGGCAAAGCCATTCCCACACACGAGAGCAGCATCTAGAGAAATCATTGACACTCACCTACCCGGAGGTGTGGGATCAACACTTTAAATTCCCTATTAATGGTGACGAGTGCAGGGCAGTCTGCTATGTACATTTGCACGCGCCGAAAATGAGTGGATATACCCAAACTAAATCATTACGAACAAGATGGATTTGCCCATTTCACTAGGCAAACCCTCCAACATCCATACCTACAAACAAACAAATTATCCACTTAAACAAGAAGCAAAAGAGGTTGTAATTAAGCAATTGAGGGAATCACAGGATTCAAGTCACTTGAGATCATTTTGTAGGTTTAAATCAACTTATGACATAGCAACAGATTGTGGGCTAACAGAGTTACCCATCCAAGTGAAGCATCCTTGAATGATCTCTACATGGAAATGAATTAAGGCTATTCTTCTCTTTAGTGAGCAAAACTATTACTTAATGGGAAATAGCTCCCAAAAGGAAAGGTTAAATTTGCTACTGTTATGGAGCCTCCATATCAGTGAGATTCCTTTTTGGTTTTGACAATCAGACCAATCTAAGATTCTCCGTCCTTATTTGTGAAGATTTACTCACAAAAGATAATCATCCAGGACCCATCTATCTGACCACTTTAAAGAGTATAAGCAAagtatttaataatataatcagAGAGTTATTGAAGGTTTAGTATAAACAAGCAATAAGGGCCAATCAGCTTCTTGAAGACAAATTAATCtgatgattatgatttaaagTAAAGCAACTAGTTCTTCGGCCAGAAAACAGCGAAGACTTATCCAACAGGTGTTGCAGTGTTCACAAAACGATGATGGAAATCCAGCTAagattgtttaaaaaataatgtgtaAACAATGTTCAGCTACAATATGCTGAGTTTTCAAGGTTCCAGTAGGGTTGATACAACAATGTAGAGTACAAAAACACTATATAGAAAATGCTgtcttttgttttataattacATAACAACCAAGGATTTTGCAATCATTTGTCTCCCTCATGTTTCCCtaaacaaagaagaaacatATCTTTGCATAGGTAAATGATAAACGTTTACGGACACACGTGTACACATACATACACAGACAGTTGTAATAAAACATTGCAGCGATACTGGTTCAATAGGAGACCCACAGAAAAGCAAACTCTTGGGGCTACAACTTCTCCAGGGCCAGTATTGATCGCATTATCAGGTGGCTAGCTACTGGTCTTGATGAACTAACCTAGTTCTTAATACATACAGCTACTAAAGAGAAACAGAAATCAAACAACTAGAGATGTCGGCAAACATAGAAATGCTATTTGATTAAACAGTGCCAAGATCTTACATAAACAGATGAGTATAAACAATGGCAGCTGAGCATCGGTTCTGGTCCAGGCTCTGAAAGTGAAAGCCCCTGACTCCAGCTATTTACACCACGCTAGTGCCAAAATTAGGTTCTCATTCTCATCCTAAAGACTGTTCTTACTATCCATATTCTCTGAAGTAACTTATATAGCACATAAAATAAGTAGAAGTTTCACTGCGTAATATGTTCTGCTTGCACATAAGCCTTAAAGAAATAGTTTTTGATCCATATATTAAAGAGCTGTACACATTTTTgagtattaaaaaaaaacttttatttttgtgtttaAGTCATTTAACAAAAGATATTGCTGATATTAGATAGCATATAATTTTCATTGTGTTGTTGCTAAGCAGTAAAAGATAAATCATTCATCATTATCCAGACTAAGATGAATGATCTCAAcgtctttaatttatttcaagaaaaagggGCACAGGAGAATTGAGAATCCATATCCAGGGATGCACATATAGAAACCCGCATTTAACATATAATTCAGAGATCTTTATCTGAAGAATCATACAAGTTTCGCCCACAACGATAACAAATAGTAGCTGTAGTTGGAGAATCTTTTGGCTTGGTCTTCTGCAAATTTGGTAAATCAAGTTCCAGAACATCTCGCAGCACTTTTGATCCTTCCTGGAGCTCATCCGGACTGAGAATACAGGTTTAGGTCATAAATTATTACACAAATAAAATTAGACAACATTACATGCCGATTAAGGGCTCTTAAAAGGTATCGTTTATCAACATGTTGTTAACAGATAAACTATAGGTTAGGAGAATGATCAGGTCTCAAACCAATGTAAGTAACCAGAAAAGCATTACATCAGAGGTAGTCAAAAATACTTGATCCTATTATTTCACTAAAAATATGAGGTACTCAACAAGCATTCCTCCTTACCTCATGCAAAGCGGAGGAGTCAACCGTACAATCGTGTCATGTGTGGGTTTGGCTAGAACTCCTCTTTCTTTCATCTTTAGACAGATATCATATGCCGAAACAGGGAACAGAGTCCTGCTGTTGAACTCAACAGCAGTGAATAAACCCCTTCCCCGAACTTCCTTAATGTAGTTTGGAAATTGCTCCTGAATCTTAAGCAGCTGATGCAAAAGTTCTTGTCCTAAATGGGCAGATCTGCAGAACAGTATACACAAAAGTAACATAATCCATACATCCGTGGGCAGAAAAGGACAGGGGGAGGGAGGAGAGGAAGAAATAGATGAACAGCAGCTATGTATAGCAAAGCAAGCCAGGTTATTCTTGAAGCAAATTTAATGCTGAAATTCCATTTCCATAAgtcaaattcaattttaattgacTTATGTGATCTTCATAAATTCTTGAGATATTGATTCTTTTTGGAAATTGACAAAGATAAGAGAAATTTAATCTGCAAAGGATCACAGTGTCTTCTCTCAGATTATGATATTGACAAGACACATCTTGGTTAATGATGCTGCTAAATTAATTCCTGTTATTCAGAATGTTAAGATTTAAATGTCACATGAGATTCAAATCCTTCTTTGcctgttgggttttagttgttTTAAGATGTGGAATTCTCTCTACATTTTGATCTAGcctaaattttcatttatactAAACTGTAAAAGATCAAATAATTTCCTAAGAAACAGcatgattttcaaaattttcttcctcGTATTTAATCTTCATAATGCAACACTGGGCAGGAATAATTCAATACCTCTCAGCAAGTTTCTCCTCCTGGATTACATCTAGTGAGGCAATGGCCACTGCACTGGCCAAGGGATTTCCCCCAAAGGTGCTGAAAACAAACAACAATAAGAGTGCAGTGAGCCTTTGCAGAACAAAACAATTGTATCACAATTAGCAGAGGGATCCAAAAGAAACTTTTGGCATTGAAGACagaattaaaatggaaaattaagaGCTTTTGCAGTCTCACAGTCACACATATCATGAAAGAAAAACCACCAAACCTTTTTGACAATATGctgtttaatgatgaaagtGAGACCATTAAGTGAGGATTACTAGGGATAACTACAAACCTTCCATGTTCTCCAGGTCGAATGCAAAGCATTACATCTTTGTCAGCAAGCACTGCACTTACGGGTATTACCCCACCACCCAAAGCTTTTCCTAGTATCTGAATGAGTCAACCAGTATTAATTGTTCAGAAGCATACTAGAGAAGTTTTATAAAACTCTGGAGTTGGTTACTATAACATCTACATTGTTTAACAAGAAAGGCAGgtagaaataaaaattaaacatgaaataAAGCATATTCAATACTTCACTTTAGTGGTAACAGTAGCGGCAATATGAGCAATTCCATGCCGGATTGTTATCATTCAACTTGCAAGTTTCAGTAGTAATCTCACCATTCTAATCAACTTAAAAGATTTCTATTTTAAATGCCAAAATTTAATACAAGGGAAGAGAAGAATTAGCTACATAAAACAATCAATCCATAAATGAGCAGAAAATACATCTATATTGATCCTCAGAGTAAGACACTGATGCAATCCtaaagaaagggaaagaaaatgcTACTAGTTTTAACAACTATAAACAATGTAAGGAAGCCACAGAAAATTTCCATATTCTCAATCACCTGTCCAGTTTAATCAAAggaattatgaattatgttttcaattttcacaatCTGCATATTACCATGGCTATGTTGTAATTGTTAAATTAGAGAAATCTATTCGAGAAACAATTTATGCATATCAAGTATGTGCATCTGTGTTTGGAAAAGTAAACTTGAGATAGACAGACTGAGTGAGTGCAATAAAATGTGTTTGAGGTGTACAACCATCCTGACTCACATTGCAGCCAAGTGCTGCAActcctaaaacaatatacacAAAAGTACATGCAGATATTTGATTTGCAGATCAAAACTTTCAATCAGAATTTCATTACTCAGTTTCAACTCAACCTTCtacaaatttcaatatttatttacttttttcttcctaaaatgacaaaaaggaCTAGATATGCTAGATGTGCTGATTGATGGCTGCTTTACTAGAATATCTGCAGAACTCAAACGGCAAAAGGTTGTGGACCCAACACTCAAAAATTAAGTGAACCATAGGAACCAAATAGTGTTATATTCACATGAAATAGTACCGGAATTTCATCAAAactaaaagttaaatatgGCCTTACTACAACATCTGGGCGAACTTCTTCCCAATCACAAGCCAACATTTTTCCTGTCCGTGCTAGGCCACTTTGTATCTCATCAGCAATCATTAGAATATTATATTTTGAGCAAAGTTCTCTGACTGCTTTGAGATACCCTTCTGGAGGTATTATAACCTATCAATGAAAAGGGGGAGAAAGAATAGAACAATATTGTCAAAAGAATGAAGGGATGAAGGCAATAACAACTGAACAAGGCTTTACTTGAAGCAAAGGTTCTCCCACCACCCatcatgaaaaaggaaagaagctattggttttttttttttttaaatctctGTGGTCTCTGAATTAATTGAAGATTGGGTTATAAATCAGTACATTATGTAATATTCTATGTCAAAAAAGACttaataaatttgtaaattggaCACTTGGTGAAAATTCTAACTTGTTAAATGACTATATGTATCAATGAAAAACCTAATGGTAGAGAGAACTCTCCATGAAAGAGGTCCCAAGTTTAAATCTTCCTTCATTAAATCAACTCTCAACGAACTAATCATGCAACTGTATGAGATAGTTTGGCTCCTAACTATAATCAAGTGGGTAAAAAAACAAAGCTAAAACTCTCATAAGTTGCAAGTTAAAGTTAGCAAGACCAAAAGATGAATAGACTCCTGGCTTACTAAAAGTTCGCAGATCTGCTAAACCAAATGCAGCAAAACCTGGAAAAAACACTCAAGCCCATTCAAAGTACTTCACAGTCCCAACCACAAAACATTTGATTCTAAACTTACACCAGCCTCTCCTTGAATAGGTTCAAATAGAAATCCTGCTATCCTGTGTCCATGTTCTGCACTCATAAAAGGAGTAAGTAATGTGTTAGAATAAAAGATACTTTCATGTTTAGCTTCTTTGTTTTAAGAAGAAACTGTCATCTGCATATTTCAGAACATCAAAGACAGATTATTGAGACGGGGTGAACCATGTAATCCTCCAGAAGAAATGAGGCCTCTTAAGCATCTTGTAaaacataaacttaaataaaaatctGGAGTATTCAAACCTTCAAAGATCTTCTCAAGGGCAACATCATCACCAAAATCAACTTTAACATGACCAGGCAACAATGGCCCAAATCCTCGAGTAGCCTCATTGTCACAGCTCATAGAGATGACAGCCAATGTACGACCATGGAAGCAGCCACAGCAAGAAACAATGATAGCCTGCATATGCCCAATTTTTTACtcacagaaaaaaaaaacaaaaaactcaAAGAGGTCTCATATATCTCCATGTTCCTGGTATGAGTAACTACCCAGAGAGAAGACTAACATTATACCAACATTAGCTGCCATCCAAAATCATGACTGCTTTGTTACTAAATCAGATAGGAAAGGAAAACCTCAAGGTTTCTGTCTCCTAAACTACTTCTACATTTTCTTTACCTTATATATTACAAAAGCAATTGTGCATGAGATCCATCtccttatttttttccttttatattaCAAAAGCACTTTTACATGAGATCCATCTCCAATTACAGTCATTGGATGAGTAAAATAGTAAATACATGCAATCAGATGCACCCCACTGCCTACCCCCCTACAACAAGGAAAATAATGTGCTTTTCCAATTAATGGCCTTATATTAGGTAAGGGGGTTTATTTGC
It includes:
- the LOC18596474 gene encoding ornithine aminotransferase, mitochondrial, with the translated sequence MAATRKPLLSLLSRVSRASRRSYGAVAEGSTSSSPSSSNHLINLEYEYSAHNYHPVPVVFSQAKGSSIWDPEGKKYLDFLSAYSAVNQGHCHPKITKAFQEQAERLTLSSRAFYNDRFPVFAERLTSMFGYEMVLPMNTGAEGVETALKLARKWGYEKKKIPKDEAIIVSCCGCFHGRTLAVISMSCDNEATRGFGPLLPGHVKVDFGDDVALEKIFEEHGHRIAGFLFEPIQGEAGVIIPPEGYLKAVRELCSKYNILMIADEIQSGLARTGKMLACDWEEVRPDVVILGKALGGGVIPVSAVLADKDVMLCIRPGEHGSTFGGNPLASAVAIASLDVIQEEKLAERSAHLGQELLHQLLKIQEQFPNYIKEVRGRGLFTAVEFNSRTLFPVSAYDICLKMKERGVLAKPTHDTIVRLTPPLCMSPDELQEGSKVLRDVLELDLPNLQKTKPKDSPTTATICYRCGRNLYDSSDKDL